The Pygocentrus nattereri isolate fPygNat1 chromosome 1, fPygNat1.pri, whole genome shotgun sequence genome window below encodes:
- the clk2a gene encoding dual specificity protein kinase CLK2 isoform X6, with protein sequence MPHSRRYPSSERASRGSYQDRYRDRDRERGRKQRHRRSPSFSSSSDRERRIRGHRQEGGYARSRSYDNRSTDRRPYDRRYGDSYRRLDHSRDRDRERDRGTLDNYYSRDASPSYDYRRAHEREREDSYRQKGSRRKHKRRRRRTRSYSPSSSRSDSGTRALCVRDDEEGHLICRSGDVLQERYEIVGTLGEGTFGRVMECIDHRRGGAHVALKIIKNVEKYKEAARLEINVLEKINERDPENKNLCVQMFDWFDYHGHMCLSFELLALSTFDFLKENNYLPYSISQVRHMAYQICLAVRFLHDNKLTHTDLKPENILFVNSDFTITYNVEKKRDERMVKSTAVRVVDFGSATFDHEHHSTIVSTRHYRAPEVILELGWSQPCDVWSIGCILFEYYLGFTLFQTHDNREHLAMMERILGPVPSRMIRKTRKQKYFYRGRLDWDESSSAGRYVRENCKPLRRYILSEAEEHHQLFDLIEAMLEYEPSKRITLTESLRHPFFQIPIASSDQTPGKSWEGSRDISR encoded by the exons ATGCCTCATTCTAGGCGGTACCCCTCCTCGGAGCGGGCGAGTCGCGGCAGCTATCAAGACAGGTATCGAGaccgagacagagagcgaggcAGGAAGCAGCGACATCGTCGCTCACCTTCCTTCTCCTCCAGCAGCGACCGAGAAAGGAGGATCCGAGGACACAGGCAGGAGGGTGGCTATGCACGCTCCAGGAG CTATGACAACCGTTCCACAGACCGACGGCCATATGACAGACGCTACGGCGACAGCTACCGGCGACTGGACCACAGCAGAGATCGCGACCGGGAACGTGACCGCGGGACACTGGACAACTACTACTCCCGCGATGCATCACCCAGCTACGACTACCGCCGTGCCCACGAACGGGAGCGCGAGGACTCGTACCGGCAGAAAGGCAGCAGGCGTAAGCACAAACGAAGGCGGCGTAGAACCAGGTCCTATAGCCCATCCTCCTCG CGGAGTGACAGCGGGACGCGGGCGCTGTGTGTGAGGGACGACGAGGAGGGTCATCTGATCTGTCGGAGTGGCGACGTCCTGCAAGAGAGAT atGAAATTGTTGGCACATTGGGAGAGGGCACGTTTGGGAGGGTGATGGAATGCATTGACCATCGCAG GGGTGGAGCCCATGTTGCTCTGAAAATCATCAAGAATGTCGAGAAGTACAAGGAGGCAGCACGACTGGAAATCAACGTACTGGAGAAGATCAACGAGAGAGACcctgaaaataaaaa TCTTTGTGTACAGATGTTTGACTGGTTTGACTACCATGGCCACATGTGTCTTAGCTTTGAGCTCTTGGCTCTCAGCACTTTTGACTTCCTTAAGGAGAACAATTACTTGCCCTACTCAATCAGCCAGGTCCGGCACATGGCGTACCAGATCTGCCTTGCTGTCAGAT TTCTGCATGATAACAAGCTGACCCACACAGATCTGAAACCTGAAAACATCCTCTTTGTCAACTCTGACTTCACAATAACATACAACGTAGAGAAG AAAAGAGACGAGCGAATGGTGAAGAGCACGGCAGTGAGGGTAGTAGATTTTGGCAGTGCCACATTTGACCACGAACACCACAGCACAATCGTCTCCACCAGGCATTACCGTGCCCCTGAGGTCATTCTAG AGTTGGGTTGGAGCCAGCCTTGTGATGTGTGGAGTATTGGCTGCATTCTTTTTGAATACTACCTTGGCTTCACACTTTTTCAG ACTCATGATAATAGGGAGCACTTAGCCATGATGGAGAGAATACTGGGCCCTGTCCCGTCCAGGATGATAAGAAAAACCCG AAAACAGAAGTACTTTTATCGTGGTCGTCTGGACTGGGATGAAAGTTCCTCAGCAGGAAGATACGTTAGAGAGAACTGCAAACCCTTGCGG CGATATATCCTTTCTGAGGCTGAGGAGCATCATCAACTGTTTGACCTGATTGAGGCCATGCTGGAGTATGAGCCATCTAAACGTATCACTCTGACTGAGTCTCTCAGACACCCCTTCTTCCAGATCCCCATCGCATCAAGCGACCAGACACCAGGCAAGAGCTGGGAGGGCAGCCGTGACATTAGTCGGTGA